TTTCCCAAATTAACACTACCATAACCATCACAGACCATTACTTAATGGTGCAAGAATAACACAGTTAATTGCTTAGCTTGTACAGTATAGCTGAGGATGATCTTCATTCTATAATAATCAGTCGAGTGTTTTCCAATGAAGCAAATAACTAGCATATGGGTTAAGAACTGAATTAGGTCACATGGCTTCCTGAGTCTTCTTGGCCATGCAGTAAAATCTGTTCTGCTGTAGGAAAAGATACTTGTTATTTGGCAAGTATAAGTTACTCAAAGGTCTCTTCTATTCCTAAGATGCATCACAGTAAAGCAATTTGCGGTAACATtaatggaatttagaaaaataaaattaaatatcAAATTGCATAAAATAATTAAATGTTCCTTGGAGCACAATAAGGATGGCAGGACAGCAAATACATCAGAATTGCAACATATGTGAAATCCTTCATGCTGGTTTAGTCCAGAACAAATATGTCTATGCTAAGTGTTTGAAATCTGAGCAGCTCCAGCTCAGAGTTTATGAGCTGAAGGTTGAACTAGATACCATGATGCAAcagggaatggggagagttacTTGGATTCTTTGTACCAGGCCTGGACACTATgtatcaggaggcagtcacatctCTTTGGACTGGATTGTCTGATTTGGTCAGGGCTCAGGGATGGGAGAGTGCAAGTATAAGTGAGGCAGATAAGTAGATGCAGAGGACAGCGGCACAGGAGGCTCAGCCTTTGCAAATGTCCAACAGGCATGAGGTTCTTCCAACTTGTTTGGATGAGTGTGAAGGCTACATGTTGGATACCCAAACTGACCATTACATATGATACAAGCAGCCATTCAAGAGAGGTGAGGGGTTGAGGGGGTATAGAGTAAGAAAGCATGTGGTATTAGTAGGGGGTAGTGTAGTGAGGGAATTGACACTGCTTGCTGGAGCAAAGAGCATGAATCGAGGGGCTGTTATGGCTCTCCTATGTCAGGGTTGGGACAGCTACTCAGGGCTGTAGAAATGTACTACAAACACAAGGCAGACCTGGCTTGTGAAGCCAAGCAAATGTTgttaaaagaaaataaatcaggttAGCCCTACTGCTTTCCATTGAAGCATGTATTGGATTATAATAACTTGATAGAAGAAATACAGCAGCTAATTTGCATATATAAATTTCCCAGAAATGGCAAGGGAATAAATGTTCCCAAGTGCACCTGACAACCTAAAAAAGAAATTCACTTGGAATTTTAGGACAATATAAACTTGTGTGAAACACCCAATGTGTAAATACAATCTTGGAATACTATAACCCTGAGACTACAGGAGTTCCCTTCTTAAGGCTGTGCCATTTGGATGCGTGAAAATAGGCAAGTATGACATAGTGAAGAATAGTCATTGTACCATCTTCATCTTAGTACATATACACAGCTTCATTTTCAGTTAGATTTTAAGGTGTTGGATTACTACAGAAATTTTCTATGAAGCTCTGTCCTTGTTTGGTGTTTGGTGTTCCACCTTGATGCCTCAGATAGCATCAACCTCCTTTGCTATACCTCCTTCAGCATCATGGACAATCTCAAGAACGACCATTCACCAAAAAGATCTGAAATCGAATCATGAGAGTTAAGACTTCAAACAGACATCACTAATCTCAatgatagttaaaaatcacacaacaccaggttataatccaacaggtttatttggaagtactagctttcagagcgctgctccttcatcagatagctgtggagcaggatcataagacatagaatttatagcaaaagatatcatttcagttgtatgacacagtaatcctttgcaataaattctgtgtcttatgatcctgctccacagctaaatgataaaggagcagcactccgaaagctagcgcttccaaataaacctgttggactataacctggtgttgcgtgatttttaactttgtccaccccagtcgaacaccagctcctccacatcactaACGTCAATGAGACCAGCCttcctgggaaaaggcagctgATGGAAGGAGCAGTGGAATATACCTCCTAATAGAAAGGACAGGCTGACAGAGACCCTCATCACCATTCACTTGTTTTGCCAATGTTATAAGATGCTTTGAAGGCCTCAGCTGGAATTTCCTCATGGTCACCATCTTTGTTTAGTTTTCTAGTTGTATCAATGCTTGTTGTAGCTCTTCCACTGATGGTGGTTcacccacacattccaccacaGGCTACTGGGGATAGTCCAGAAAGTACCTGCTCTGCAAAAACTAAAATAACTAGCATAAGCATAGTTAATCTACAGCTTGTGGATGACTGCAGTATTATTGAGCGCTCTGCACTAGATTTACAGAAATATCTCAATTTCTGATATTTTTCACATAAGAGACTTGGCTTGTCTGTGAATGTTGCCAAACCAAAACTCCTAACAACCCACATCAGCCAACTATTCCACCTCCCAGCTTTGAAGGAAATGCTCTGGAATATGCCGAGCATTTCCTATACCTTGGCACCTACCATTCTCAAATGGCCAATATCACTGAGCAAATCAAACATTGGGGTTGTGCTTGTTCAGAAATCAACAAACTAAGGCAACGAGTGTTTGACAATTAAGACCTCCAAAGACAACAAGAATTTTGTGTGCAGAGCAATTATTATCACCATACTCTTGTACTGCAGTGAAATCTGGACTGTGACCCAGAACAATAATGCCTCTGCTCCAGATTGAATGGAGGACTGTTGAACAATGTTAGTTTCCTTATTGAAGACATTCATGCATATCTCTTGTAAAATCAACTACAATGAACTTACTACCAGCCAGGTGGCTGAAAAGCTTTTCTCAAAAGGTTCTGTTTTCTCAACTCTGAGATTGTTAGCATTTCAGAGAAGGACAAAGAAAATGCTTCAAAGACTCTCTGAAGCTTTCCTTGAAGTGTTGTAGTATTAACTTTATTGACTGAAAAGAACCTGTGACTAATTATTATGAATGGTGACTACTTGGTACATTAATTTTCAAAAAGCTCAGAAATCAGTACTTTAAGGATCAGATAGGGGAGCaaaaaagaaaaggaagcaaattccTCCACTCTGGATCCCACAATCTTTTGGAAACACCCTACCCTATGTGTCCAAAGACCTCAGGGTTGAGAATGGTCTGTTCTGTCACATTGACGACACTCATAATTGACAGGTCCGAAATCAGGAAATTCCTTCccaatatgggcggcacggtggcacagtggttagcactgctgcctcacagcgccagagaccggggttcacttcccgcctcaggcgattctctgtgtggagtttgcacattgtccccgtgtctgcgtgggtttcctccggtttcttcgcacactccaaagatgtgcaggtcaggtgaattggccatgctaaattgcccgtagtattaggtaaggggtagatgtaggggtatgggtgggttgcgcttcggcggggcggtgtggacttgttgggccgaagggcctgtttccacacagtaagtaatctaatctaatctaatctagtaggTCTACCTACTCAGGGTGTACCACAGACTGCAGTATTttgagtagcagaaagcataagggactgtcaaagaatacaagagaatatggacagttgggcagaaaagcggcagatggagttcaacccagacaaatgcaaagtgatgcatttaggAAAGTCTAATTCTacagtgaattatacaatgaatggaagagccttgggaaaagttgatgagcagagggacctgggagtgcaggtccgttgtaccctgaaggttgctgcacaggtggatagaatggtcaaaaggcatatagtatgcttgccttcatcggatggggtattgagtataagagctggcagatcATATTAAAGttttacaagacattggttcggccacatttagaatactgtgtacagttctggtcacattaccaaaagaatatcgacgctttggagagggtgcagagaagatttatgaggatgttgcctggtatggaaggtgctagctatgaagagaggttgcgtaggttaggtttgttttcattagaaaaaaggagattgaggggggacctgattgaagtttacaaaatcatgaagggtatggagagggtagatagagataagctttttcccagggtgaaggattcaataacgagaggtcacactttcaaggtgagaggtgaaaggctTAAGGGAGGTATACGCAGCAAGtactttatacagagggtggtaggtgtctagaatgcgttgccagcagatgtaATAGAGACAGGcaaggtagattcatttaagatgcgtctggacagatgcatgagtaggtgaggagcagagagacacagatgcttaggaattgggcgacaggtttagacattagatttggatcggctcaggcttggagggccaaagggcctgttcctgggctgtaaattttctttgttctttgagtaAGTAGGTCACCtccacctcctcaagggcaattagggatggtcaacaaatgctggccttgccaatgaAGCTCACAGGATTTACAAAAAAACCTCCCAACTATCTCTTCACAGAATAGTCAAGCATCAGTCAAAGTGTGCTACAAGCCCAAGTTCTGAGATTTTCATATGCTGGACACCAAAAGAAAAATAGCATATTTCAAATGACATAAAACCTTCTATGTTGGAAACTATGTATTGGACAAGCCCAGCTATAGTATTTCCCCACGTGCTATATATAAATTTATCTTACAATTTTCATCATATCAAGCCATTGTCATATCTCTATCATCTTAATCTCCATGTAAACAATCAGTGTGGAACATGTGAGAGGATAAATGGTCAATCGTTAAAGGGAACAAATGCAAACTGATGAATGCATAATTTTAATGCCATCATCTTGAATCcagcatttgaaaaaaaaaggcggatatggaatgtttgagttttaaagaaaggctggagaggctgggacCTTTCTCATTggtgcataggaggttgagaggtgaccttatacaggtttataaaatcatgaggggtttaAATAGGGTGAATGttagatgtcttttccctagagtgggagATCTGAAGACTTGGGGGCAtcttttttaaggtgagaggggagagattttaaaaaaaaagagggcCAAATATTTACACGAtggtggcttgtgtgtggaacaagcttcctgaggaaatggtggatgtaggcacagttacagcatttaaaagaaatttagataagtacatgattaagaaaggtttggagggatatggcccaagaGCAGAAAGGAGActagtttaggattatgttcagcatggactggttggacaaaggggtctgtttccatgctgtacgactctatgtgCAATACACAACTACAGGCACGATATTCCTCTCCCTTGGAGGTGGTGAGAAAAAGAAATAATTGGGTGAATTGGCCTGGGAGAAAAGTACATCACCTTCTCTCCGCATCACTAATTACGTGCTGGACAGGAATTCCATCCATGGGTGATGTTTTCTATTCACCAGTGGACTgccattttcatagaatcccttcagtatggaaacaggctattcggcacaacaagtccacactgaccctcttaagagtaactcacccagacccattgccccaCCCTATcacgctacatttacccctgactaatgcacctaacctacacatcccttaacACAATAGGCGATTTAtcgtgaccaattcacctaacctgcatatctttggactgtgggaaactggagcacctggaggaaacccacgcaggcaaaGAGAGTATgtacagactccacacagacagtcgcccaagctggaatcaaactcaggtccctgacgcagtgagacagcagtgctgccCAACACATTATGGCTCAACAGGGGCCTCttccttttctcttccctttctcCAATGACTTTTCTATTCATCATCTAGTTCCATATTGTCTTGATCCAATTGATGATTCAATTCTACACTCATTCTGTTCAGGAAAGGACTGCCAAGCTGACCTTTCTGAGTTAAATCCATAGATCATGACCAGTTCAGTGACTGGAAATGAACAATTTAAATTTTGCTTCTTTCCATTTTTGAGAATGATACTTCGGTACAAATATATCTTGGTCAAAATTACTAATGTAATTCAGTTTTACACTAGCATGCAAGATGAATTTCTGGCTCCAAACTTTCTACAAAACCTTGCTAACAGCGTTCGCATTATTTTTGATTCCACTGTCCTTAGTTCCTCATGTACTAACATTCTCAACTTCACATGCTAGAGTACTAAAGGTATTTTGGAAGAACACTCCTGCTTTTTGACCTAAAATAAGTAAGTGTTTTGTGGTTGAAGATGTTATGCATATCTTGCATTCAGTTTGTATCGTTTCATCATGGGGCAATGCCTTCCCAATTTCACTGAAATCTCATATTatgtgttctgaggcagaagagtTTCAGCATTTATATTGCATATTGGAATGATTATTTTGTTAGAAAGGGCAAATGCTTTGGTTTCAAAATGCTAGCATTAGTCTCAAATTTCCTGGCAATTTCTGTAATTGTTCTTGATTGAAAAATACACAGACAGGAGAATGTTATGTACAATGCTGTGATAATCTGGATTGGATGTTTCTGCATGCACTCACTGTTTACAAACATCTTCACAATAACATTAAAGAAACAAAGAGTTTGGAAACATTTGTTGTTAAatacaatttttttaaaagtaattGCTAACATGAGTACTAATAGTGGTCTCTCTGAAAATGGCATTGTTAAGTCTAGTAGAATCTGCTCAGAGACAAACTcagaatttaaataaatttcAATGATAAAGAGCACACATTCTTATTCTTTCCACCTCCCCACCCAACCCGCACCCCACCCAAACTTTGGTCTCTTAGTTCGGTTGTAGCTAAAGGGAAAGACTGGACCTGCACTGAACTGTCAACAACAGATTCCCAAACCAATAGTTGCTTGATCTGTACTTGTAATTTACCTCCGTTACAGCTCAAGTTCAGGACTTGGGAAAGCATAAAATTATATTTATAATGATTAAACTAAGTGCTTTTCCATGACTTAGTGTGAATTATAAAGTAAAACAAAATTGTTTGCTTATTAAATAAAAGCCTTGAAATTATAGCGTGAGATAGTGATATGAAAACCCAACATCTTCATTTGAATTTTCTTTTCACAATATTTCAACATCAAGCTGATTAAAATTGATACTTTTATGTTTTTTGGTGAAATAGTGAATGGAGGATTTTCAGATCTGTGCTTTCACACTTACTGATTCCACAGCATGGCACAAAGGCCAAAGACATTTTAGGCATCTGTGGACTACTTTACATGCATGAGAGTCAAACACAATGTAAACCCAACTCAGTTCCATTTTATTGGGTTTTAAACAACGCATTAAAACAATTCTGAATGTAATTCACTACTCCTTAGAAATACTACACTGAACACAGGAATCTAATGGCAAAACTGGCTTTGATAATGAACAAAATGTATGAACATGCAACCATGCTTGACACCACACTGAATAAACAAACACTTTTCTCAACATATAATACAATAAAATACTTTCCAATGGTTTCACAAACAGtaggcatctgcttttgttccagCATTTTGTCAATTACTGAAGTGAAAATCCAAATTGTTTTTGAGATATGTACttatataaaataaaaataaaattgacCCTGATCTTCAGAGCATGTAGTTCCCAAGATTAAACAGTATTTGATTCAGGGCTGTACTCTAAAAGTGCATTCTGGTCAGGAGGACTGTCTGAATGATGACAAACAGAACCGTTAGAAAGATTCACTTTAATTCTCAGCATCAGTAGATGGCGCCATGTAGACCgtcaattttaaaaattgcagtaGTTCCCCTGAATCTGAATGAAAGAAGGAAGATGCAACAAAATGAAGGAAGCTAATGAGAACAATGGAAACTAGCATCACAGTCTTTTTGTATATAGTACACATGCTCCATCAGCAAAACCTCAAAACAACTTACTTCAACATTTTCTGCCCACCTCTgtcacaaaaagaaaaaaaatggttatGCCTTTATGACTGGCGTTAGAATTTGGGGACAGTTTTACTTCAGTGTTGTGCTTTGCACAATTTATGGCGATTCATGAATATTGCATTTTATGAAGTCCTTTAAGTTTAATTATAATCTATTTAAATCTGAACAGCAGCCTCTCAGAGGCAAAACTCTAGTGTTTTGCAAATGTTGCTGTGTGAATCACTAATCCTGTACTTGCATGCAAAATTTTACAATCTTTTCATGCTGCTTAAGAAATTTGAAAGGTTTGTGCTTTTGGGATTGGAGCTTTTAAAAAACATATATTCTTTAACATTTTATAAAATATCTAGTGTAAAATTATATGTTGCTTCAACTTTGAGGAATACATTCCATTTGTATAAATTGGAAAAGGCAGTGTGTTGTACTATTTTCATGTTAAAATAAAGGTTTGGTTTGACAACTGCCTGAAGGTGAAGCTCTCTATCTCATCCTGTTGCTGATATGGATTAAAGTTAAGTCAGCATTATATTcagaatatattttaaaaatttttaGATGTGGTCTTATGTCTGGGCACCACACAAATTGATCACAACAACAGGATTTGTATTTAACCATTTTTATCTTTGGAGGGCATATTATCAATACATTTACAAAACAGATTGACCTTAAACATTAAGACAAGGGAGAAAAGATCACTGTGCCTTTCTTGCTGGAGGTTTACAGTGGCAGAGGTGAcagatgtttttttaaaaaagggcaaTGGATTGTAAAAGAAACAATTCAAGGTCTGATTGTAAAAATATACTGCAAACTGATTAGATACTCCATCATTTGTTCATAAACAGATTCTGGTGCAAAAATGTAGAGGACACAAATAACATGGTGCTTAATAACCCTGTGCGTAATTATTTACAGGAAATTCAAGATGAGTGATCCAAAATATCCACCTTATACAAATAGGATGTTTTTATTCAGTACCACAAAATGTAACTAATCATTAAAATAACCACAGAACTAAAAACATGCTTTGTTCCATTGTAACAACTTGGAATCAAAGATATTTAACTCAGTTTATAGAGATCAGAGGTCGTTCCTCTCTCTTCTGCCAAACACTTTTTTTACTatcgtctccatctccatctccatctccatcagtACTCACTCGCCCCTTCCTGTGTGGAGGGGTTACACTTATTGCATCATCCAGCAAACTTCGGTCACTTTGTTCTTCCTCAACCTCAACTATCTGGTCGCTTCCTATATCCAATACATGTCTGAATGATAGGTCCTCTGGGGTACAGACAGTGGTGCCACTTTCACTGCCACTCAGATCCATGTCTTCAGAGTATAGGTTCTTTGAAGCAGGTGCACTTTTGATGCAAGTCTTCTCCTTTTCAAGTTTCTTGCCGGTGTGGTGCTCATTCATATCAACTCCTGAGTCGAGGCTTGTGTCATTGCTGTGCACTTTTTTCGGTTTTTGAACAATCATGCATGAGTGTCTGATTGGAGGTACTGGCTTACCCTCCAATGACACAAACCATGCTCTGGGATGTGGGGAAGGCTTGCCTTTGGTCAGTTCCAACAGTGTCTGTTCAGATATGCCCTGCAGTTCCGTGGCAAATGGAGCCACTCCCACTGCCTCATTCAATGTGCCAGGAACAGAAACAGATTCCAGGAGGCTGTTGCTGTATCTTCCCCAGTTTGCGGGCAGCACTGACTTAGAATCCATTACCTGTTTTGAATTTATATAATCCTGTTGCCCCTGAAGAATCTGCTGCTGTCTCTGGGATTCAGTCTGTTGTTGGGAGTGCAATGGCATTTTAGGAAGTGTCTGAGTGTAATTGTCCCTGGTTAATGGCTCAGGCAAAGGGCTATAGACGATCTGCTTATTTCTGGGCAAAGTAGCTGACCTGGCAACCTGGTCTGAAGTACAAAAATGACCTTGAGTTTGCATGATAGCCATGGCTGGATTATAAATGGGCAATAGTTTGTTTGAAATATGGGGTAATTGGTACATTTCTTCATTGTTAGCGTGCTGTATTTTATACTGCTCTTCCATCATCTCCTTTCTCCTCGCCAGCATCTTCATATGTTTTATCTGCAATGCATTTTTGGGTACATCCTTAGGACTACTGACTGCTTGCTGAGATACAGTTTCACTATGGAAGTTATCACTTAGTTTTTTCCGAGACCGAACTGTGTAATTGTCAACGTAAATTTTGCAGCTCTCGTTATTCTGCTTCTCTGAAGTCTTATTCACAAGTTTACAAAATTCATTCACTTCTTTTCGAGACAGATCTCTCTTTGGACTACAGGGGACTACCTTGGGCTGTTGAGAAACAAGCTTTTCATCAGATTTTAAGTTTTCTTTGGTGACTGGGAGCAAGTTCATGTGAGTAGTTGATGTGGTCTGGTCCTTCTTTGATGTATCCAGTTTAGGCTTGGTTCTTGGCTTTTTGTGTGGATGACCATACCTTCCCCTGTCAAGAAAGAGAAACCAATTTTAATTATAAATGGCAAATACTTTTAATATAAATACCTGAAAGGGCACTGAATGCAATTCTATAGGGAATTGATATTCAAAAATCATCCGTAGGCTATGAAGACAGGGCTGGGTAATGGGGGTAATTACATTCTGCTTTCTAAGGACAAACTAGCTTGCTGGGCTTAATGGCTTCCTTCGGGTCTAGTTAATTTTGTCAGGATTTGTACTAATAAGTGATTTCAGTAAAACTACATCTTGAGAATCCCTACGCTCTGTGATTTTTAGACAAGAACATAATAGAAAATGAGGACAAACAATTTGTGGTGCTAAAAAAGAGCTATATTTCTAACaggttttcaattccagattgaAGTAGTAAGTCCCATCAATAAAATCCAGAGGCCTATGTTTCTTTCTTTAAATATTAACTAACAGCTTGCAATTGAAGCTGGAAGGCAACATACTGGTGGCAAACAAAAATTCCCTATTTCACTGACTGAATTTTATGGTCAGAAATGAGGTGACAGTCTTTGATATCGATGTCAAAGAGTTGCCTAAAAAGACACAGTGATCTCTGACATGATGATTTCCCCTTTCCCAATACAGGTTTGAATCTTGCACAGTATCTAGGGGAACACTGGGCATCCAGCAGGGTAATAAGCAAGCAGccaatctcagtgaaatatccCTACAAACAGCAAAAATCACTGAATACAGTTTCAATTTTATAAAGAccgattgtgtgctttttgaacaaaatagaatgtatatgTGAAATGATCAAAAATTATTAAGCGAAACAAATGATTGAGGTGCCTGAGGAAGTAAGGAAGAAGATAAAATATAAAATTCACTAAAAAGTTAAATTGTGGAATTTAACAGGATGGAAAATCTGACATTCAATAAACAAAATCTTACTCTTTATGAGGAAGAAGCGATTTCACAATAATTATTTAATTAAATAAGCCATGCATCCAACACATTGATATGATTTGTTTACTCTAGTGAAGAAGACAGTGCGCACATTTGCAGCTTGTGTGAGCAAGCTTGCTTTTCATTTTTAGCTTACACTACTGACTAACAGCAATGTGAAAATGAATGCCAAATGCGTTGTTTCTTCTTACATGTACACATCCTATCCACCTGTAATCCCTTAGCTAAACTGCCTTGTGGCCCCAGGCTAGAAACTTCAGAGGAATTTGGAGGATGCCTTGGCCCTAGCCAGCATTTGGATTCCTTCCAGCATTTATGAACCAAACGTCCAGCTATGGGCGTCCCAGCTTTGGACCACCTTCATTGCCTTGTGGTCAGACCTGGCAAAAAATCTGCAGCAGTGACAAACCCAAACTAATGTCTAAATATGACAACGTTCTGACAATGTCTGTGACCAAGCTGGTGTTAATCAAAGTTGTTTTCATTCCGTTGAACTCAACCAGAGATTGATTGGGGGTCTGACATTTGGGAAGCCGACAATACTCTGGATAGGACAATCCAATTTTGCTGCACAGCATTATCACAACATTAGTTATAAATGATAAACCCAACTTGACTGTGTATGGAAAAACACAATGTCTCTAACATTAGGAGGGATCACAGTGTCCCCTGATCAGTCAACATGCACCTCAAATCCAGCAGCTCCCAACTGCTGATGTGCTGAACTGCCACGCCTAATCTGCTTTAATGGATGCTTGGAGCCCACAGTTGGAATCCATCTTCCTAGgcagaaaaaaataaacaaacaaacagaAAGAAAGATGCCAATTCTTTGATTGGCTAGCGAGAACATGGCACCATATACAACACATGGCATGCAGCTGGTTAATATCAGTGCAAGTTAACCATGATCCATTTGGCGGATTGATAGACTGACCAATGACTTTCATGACTCAGGATCCTCAAATGAAAATAAATTCTTCACATGTTGgtcttaaatgggagaccccattttttaaaaatggcaaaaGTGAGAAAACATCTTTTTCACATCAAGTTTGTTCAGTCTGTTCAGGATTTTCTATGTTGCAAACAAATTTTAAACTTCATCTAAACTTTTAGAAACACCAGTTATACTGCACTTTTTTTTACCAAAAACTAGGCTTAGTGcgaagaaaaaaaaatcttagtTGTGTCACCACTGGGTGCTATATGGTGAATGCTAAATTTAATGGTCCAACATGCAGGCACATGGCTAGAGAATCAGCAGATAGCAAACAAAGAACAGGAATAAAGGGTCAATTTCAGA
The genomic region above belongs to Chiloscyllium punctatum isolate Juve2018m chromosome 10, sChiPun1.3, whole genome shotgun sequence and contains:
- the fam171b gene encoding protein FAM171B → MPAGRARELRPAAMPAMLPHLAAALCILLSGGGGGGLTAEAGPGTVHGRQPPADRPGSLFTLKVQINDVVTRHYLDQVLVDVFVNYTKTNSALTENGGGVLLKVPYKLGLTLTVTARKGGYLLTSLPWKTQKVPVFAAVTLSMLPQSRANLWLFEDTILITGGKIDDRRYPSVQFPKGLLRLPKNTYVSNLTAYLTAPQPPWGTDNFIHTMGTLMNKSRLKSIELTPLAAVSVQLFSAEENVKVSGSIQITLPLGPTDLVTHADALPAWTFDLKIGAWVNRGLGTVKKEGDRLVWTYMAPHLGHWIAAPLPLTTGTIGRIAKDITTYHTSLLVAILGGTAVILAGFVAVLFCYCRGRYGHPHKKPRTKPKLDTSKKDQTTSTTHMNLLPVTKENLKSDEKLVSQQPKVVPCSPKRDLSRKEVNEFCKLVNKTSEKQNNESCKIYVDNYTVRSRKKLSDNFHSETVSQQAVSSPKDVPKNALQIKHMKMLARRKEMMEEQYKIQHANNEEMYQLPHISNKLLPIYNPAMAIMQTQGHFCTSDQVARSATLPRNKQIVYSPLPEPLTRDNYTQTLPKMPLHSQQQTESQRQQQILQGQQDYINSKQVMDSKSVLPANWGRYSNSLLESVSVPGTLNEAVGVAPFATELQGISEQTLLELTKGKPSPHPRAWFVSLEGKPVPPIRHSCMIVQKPKKVHSNDTSLDSGVDMNEHHTGKKLEKEKTCIKSAPASKNLYSEDMDLSGSESGTTVCTPEDLSFRHVLDIGSDQIVEVEEEQSDRSLLDDAISVTPPHRKGRVSTDGDGDGDGDDSKKSVWQKREERPLISIN